The Methanobacterium formicicum nucleotide sequence TGTGGGTTTGATGTGTACCGTGGCTGCCGAGATGATCGGGTCAAATAGTGGCCTGGGCTACCTCATATTCACTTCCACCAGCATGTTAGACACTGGCAGTGCCCTGGTGGGGATGTTGATCATTGGAATTATAGGATTGAGTGCTGATTATCTTTTCAGCAGAGTGGAGAAGGAGGTGAGTTGGTGATAACCCTGGAAAATGTTACTAAAAGTTTTACCTCCCATAATGAGGGGGAACAGTTGGCTCTGAATCCCATTAACCTTAACGTGGCTGAAGGGGAGTTTCTGTGCATAGTAGGCCCATCGGGTTGTGGAAAGACCACCCTGCTCCGGATGATTGCTGGGCTGGATTTTCCCACCAGTGGCCGTGTTCTGGAGGGGGAAAATGAGATAACTGGGCCCAGCAGGGAAAGGGGTTACGTTTTTCAGCAGTACTCCCTGTTCCCCTGGCGTGATGTCCGGGACAATGTGGCCTTTGGTCTGGAAATGGAAGGCCTGGAAAAAAAAGAGAGGTACAGTAAGGCCAGAGAATATCTGAAACTGGTTGGTCTGTCCCCCTACGAAAAAAGTTACCCACGGGAATTATCCGGTGGCATGAAGCAGAGGGTGGCCATTGCCCGTTCCCTGGTTAATGATCCTCATGTGCTTTTGATGGATGAACCCTTTTCTGCCCTGGATGTCCAGACCAGACACAATCTCCAGGAAGAACTGGTAAGGATATGGAGCCAGGAACAGAAGACCGTGATTTTCGTGACCCATAATGTTGATGAAGCTGTTTTTCTGGCTGATCGAATAGTGGTATTGAGTCAACGCCCTGCAACCATCATAAAAACCTTTGAAATCAACTTAAAACGGGTTCGTGACCGTTCTGCCCCTGAATTTTTGGATCTTAAAAAAGAAATAACCAGTCTACTGGAAATTGACCTATAACCACTATTATATTAATTGAAGCCGGCAATAACTTTCCCATTAGGAACATGATGGGTATTTTTGGACATATAGGTTATTTAATGAATTATTTTCCAGTGATTATTCCCAAAACTCCATCCACATCTTCTAAGTTTTCCAGAACAAAATCAGCACCAGTTTTTTCCAGTTCCGGGATAGAATATCTCCCCGTGGCAACAGCAACAGTGTGCAGATTGAATGGTTTGGCCGCTGCCACATCACGTGGAGTGTCCCCAATAATAAACACCTGATCCCCCTGATATCCATATAAATCCCGGGCGCGTTCCAGAGCCTTTTTAACCAGACAGGGCCTCTGTGGACTGTCACTTCCAAATCCTCCGAAGGAGAAATAATCATCAATTCCTGCCCGGCCGAGCTTAGCATGGGCAATGGGTTCTAAGTTACCAGTGGTGAGACCTAAAAGTACCTCTTCATTTTTAAGTTCTCCTAAGAGTTCCCTAACTCCTCCTAGGGCTCTGATATTTTCATGGTGGACATGGGCCTGGTAGTAACTAACCATGTACTCCAGGCAGGCCTGGAAGTTCTTTTCAATGTCTGATTCAGGTACCGCTCCTATTTCCAGGACTTCCTGCAGTATCTGTGGATCGGTCTTTCCGGCGTAGTTTATACCACTGATATCTTCGGTCATACCATAGAACTTGTTAACGGCATGTACAAAGGCCTGGTAATGGCAGCGTGCTCCCTGTACCAGGGTGCCGTCAATATCAAAAAGGGCCAAGATTCCGTTGTTATCCATAACATCGCCTTATTTTCATAAAATCCATTCATAGGGTAAATCCATAATCTGAATTGGGATTTAATCAGTTTCTTGATAAAAGGTCCTGGGCTGCGTTCTCTGCTCTGGCCATCACTTCTGCCTCATCCAGTACCAAGACCTCCCTCTCCTTCATTAAGATATTCCCGTTGCATATCACGGTACTTACATCGGCTCCTTCCGTGGAGTAGACCAGATGTGAAACTGGATTCCGGTAGGGAGTTAGGTGGGGTGCCTTCATATCCACCAGAACCAAGTCCGCTTTTTTCCCCACTTTTATGCTTCCTATCTCATTTTCCATACCCAGAGCAGCTGCACCGTTGATTGTGGCCATTTCTAGCACTTTATTTGCAGGCATAACCGTGGGGTCCAGTTTACGTACCTTTTGAAGGAGGCTGGACATTTTCATTTCCTGGAAAAGGTCCAGGTTGTTGTTGGATGCCGCTCCGTCAGTTCCCAGAGACACACAAACTCCATTAGCCATTAAATCTGAAACTGGAGATATTCCTGAGGCTAATTTCATGTTACTCAGAGGGTTATGTGATAATTTCACTTTATTGGCCTTGATTAATGCTATTTCTGCTCCAGAGAGCCATACAGAATGTGCTGCCAGTACATCAGGGCCTAAAAATTTAAGATCCTCCAGATATTCAAATGGCCTTTTCATCCTCTCATTCAAACTGTCATCCACTTCTTTTTCAGTTTCAGAAACATGGATATGAATCCGGAGCCCTTTTTCGTCGGCCTTCTTCCGGACC carries:
- a CDS encoding ABC transporter ATP-binding protein, whose amino-acid sequence is MVITLENVTKSFTSHNEGEQLALNPINLNVAEGEFLCIVGPSGCGKTTLLRMIAGLDFPTSGRVLEGENEITGPSRERGYVFQQYSLFPWRDVRDNVAFGLEMEGLEKKERYSKAREYLKLVGLSPYEKSYPRELSGGMKQRVAIARSLVNDPHVLLMDEPFSALDVQTRHNLQEELVRIWSQEQKTVIFVTHNVDEAVFLADRIVVLSQRPATIIKTFEINLKRVRDRSAPEFLDLKKEITSLLEIDL
- a CDS encoding amidohydrolase family protein codes for the protein METQTILIKNTSIIDREVKKGSVLIENDKIVEITSDNTPTTADEVINGEGKCLIPGLVNTHTHLSMSLMRGLADDLPLDTWLNDHIWPVEANLEGEHCYVGALLSALEMIKSGTTTCNDMYFFMDDVARALDEAGMRGVICHGMIDLFDEEKRKAEFKETLRIIEKCHNTADGRIQVSLGPHTPYTCSPELLNWVRKKADEKGLRIHIHVSETEKEVDDSLNERMKRPFEYLEDLKFLGPDVLAAHSVWLSGAEIALIKANKVKLSHNPLSNMKLASGISPVSDLMANGVCVSLGTDGAASNNNLDLFQEMKMSSLLQKVRKLDPTVMPANKVLEMATINGAAALGMENEIGSIKVGKKADLVLVDMKAPHLTPYRNPVSHLVYSTEGADVSTVICNGNILMKEREVLVLDEAEVMARAENAAQDLLSRN
- a CDS encoding HAD family hydrolase; this translates as MDNNGILALFDIDGTLVQGARCHYQAFVHAVNKFYGMTEDISGINYAGKTDPQILQEVLEIGAVPESDIEKNFQACLEYMVSYYQAHVHHENIRALGGVRELLGELKNEEVLLGLTTGNLEPIAHAKLGRAGIDDYFSFGGFGSDSPQRPCLVKKALERARDLYGYQGDQVFIIGDTPRDVAAAKPFNLHTVAVATGRYSIPELEKTGADFVLENLEDVDGVLGIITGK